Proteins encoded by one window of Kineococcus endophyticus:
- a CDS encoding glycoside hydrolase family 2 protein, with the protein MPTIPRPEHPRPSVVRADWLSLNGTWQFEVDAGDSGLERGLRDRDLAGAITVPFAPESELSGVGTTDFLPAVWYRRTVAVPADWAGRRTLLHFGAVDHDATVWVDGEEVVRHRGGFTPFTADLGHRTGEVTVVVRARDDRYGPQARGKQSTRYDNYECLYTRTTGIWQTVWAEPVPDVSLGRPRITPDVAASTFHLEQPLRRSGTGAAGDRAGWTLHASVRDAAGEVVTASVRADLDLSPRLTLRVPEDRVRLWGPGDPHLYDVTLTLRDAAGELVDTVETYAGLRSVSIDGKAVLLNGRPVFQRLVLDQGYYPDGIMTAPTDEALRRDVELALEAGFNGARLHQKVFEERFLFHADRLGYLVWGEFGDWGAVEEGTSVRGEHQRPTPNFVSQWLEALERDYSHPSVVGWCGLNETRQGLTDRGQVLDDVTRAMFLAAKAMDTSRPVLDASGYSHRVLESDVWDSHNYTQDPAQFAREMSGLAAGNPDTNYGAHGEPWSLRYQGQPWFCSEFGGIWWRPDVAASNPDVDRGATSSWGYGEPPRTEEEFHHRFKGLTGALLDDPLMFGYCYTQLTDVFQEQNGVYSFDRSTKLDVARVRAAQQRRAAIEGPAEG; encoded by the coding sequence GTGCCCACCATCCCGCGCCCCGAGCACCCCCGGCCCTCGGTGGTCCGCGCCGACTGGCTGTCCCTGAACGGCACCTGGCAGTTCGAGGTCGACGCGGGGGACTCCGGCCTCGAACGCGGCCTGCGCGACCGGGACCTCGCCGGCGCCATCACCGTCCCCTTCGCCCCCGAGTCCGAGCTCTCCGGCGTCGGCACCACCGACTTCCTGCCCGCCGTCTGGTACCGCCGCACGGTCGCGGTCCCCGCGGACTGGGCGGGCCGCCGCACGCTCCTGCACTTCGGCGCCGTCGACCACGATGCGACGGTGTGGGTGGACGGGGAGGAGGTCGTCCGGCACCGGGGCGGCTTCACCCCGTTCACGGCCGACCTCGGCCACCGCACGGGGGAGGTCACCGTCGTCGTCCGCGCCCGCGACGACCGGTACGGCCCGCAGGCCCGCGGCAAGCAGTCGACGCGGTACGACAACTACGAGTGCCTCTACACGCGGACGACGGGGATCTGGCAGACCGTCTGGGCCGAACCCGTCCCGGACGTCTCCCTGGGACGCCCGCGCATCACCCCCGACGTGGCGGCCTCGACGTTCCACCTCGAACAACCCCTGCGCCGCAGCGGGACCGGCGCCGCCGGCGACCGGGCCGGCTGGACGCTCCACGCGTCCGTGCGCGACGCGGCGGGCGAGGTCGTCACGGCCTCGGTGCGCGCCGACCTCGACCTGTCCCCGCGGCTGACGCTGCGCGTGCCGGAGGACCGCGTGCGGCTGTGGGGACCGGGCGACCCGCACCTGTACGACGTGACGCTGACCCTGCGGGACGCGGCCGGGGAGCTCGTGGACACCGTCGAGACGTACGCGGGGCTGCGGTCGGTGAGCATCGACGGCAAGGCCGTCCTGCTCAACGGCCGTCCGGTGTTCCAGCGCCTGGTGCTGGACCAGGGGTACTACCCGGACGGGATCATGACGGCGCCGACGGACGAAGCGCTGCGCCGCGACGTCGAACTCGCCCTCGAGGCGGGGTTCAACGGCGCCCGGCTGCACCAGAAGGTCTTCGAGGAGCGGTTCCTCTTCCACGCCGACCGGCTGGGGTACCTGGTCTGGGGGGAGTTCGGCGACTGGGGCGCCGTCGAGGAGGGGACGTCGGTCCGGGGTGAGCACCAGCGGCCCACCCCGAACTTCGTCAGCCAGTGGCTGGAGGCCCTCGAACGCGACTACTCCCACCCCAGCGTCGTCGGCTGGTGCGGGCTCAACGAGACGCGGCAGGGCCTCACCGACCGCGGCCAGGTGCTCGACGACGTGACCCGCGCGATGTTCCTCGCCGCCAAGGCCATGGACACCTCCCGGCCCGTGCTGGACGCCTCCGGCTACTCCCACCGCGTCCTGGAGTCCGACGTGTGGGACTCGCACAACTACACCCAGGACCCGGCGCAGTTCGCCCGCGAGATGTCCGGCCTGGCCGCGGGGAACCCCGACACCAACTACGGCGCCCACGGGGAACCCTGGTCGCTGCGCTACCAGGGGCAGCCGTGGTTCTGCAGCGAGTTCGGCGGGATCTGGTGGCGGCCCGACGTGGCGGCGAGCAACCCCGACGTCGACCGCGGGGCCACGTCCTCGTGGGGCTACGGCGAGCCGCCGCGCACCGAGGAGGAGTTCCACCACCGCTTCAAGGGGCTGACCGGCGCCCTGCTGGACGACCCGCTGATGTTCGGCTACTGCTACACGCAGCTGACCGACGTCTTCCAGGAGCAGAACGGCGTCTACTCCTTCGACCGCTCCACCAAGCTCGACGTGGCCCGCGTCCGGGCGGCCCAGCAGCGACGTGCGGCGATCGAGGGCCCCGCGGAGGGATAG
- a CDS encoding CAP domain-containing protein has protein sequence MLAALVALPCAGVAEVVTAVPAAAAAQVLQPVVPAATQQQQILDGLNRERAAVGAPALTLDPTLETVAQDWADVLGQGDGMKHNPNLQTLLSDFPQWGEIVATADMGNADTHGLENGDLAVDTWMKSDPHRAVLQDAKYTNVGVGLVYTTLWSGGRTVWRSYWVADFGSSRRTPLVAQNSDGSRSYAGVPVKGAILQTYTAAGANGGYLGLPMGRELGPLRGGGFGQHFAGGSVYWSAASGAATVRGALRDRWASLGWENGWLGYPTGAEFAVRGGVAQRFQGGTVYWSPATGAQALGGAVLAGYGAAGWENGSLGFPTTTAASLRAGSFAHFQGGSVYSGPAGTFAVTGPVRTAWAAQGWENGVLGYPSSAAFGGLVGGGSGQHFTGGSVYSSPASGTHAVPAAVRDAWAARGWEAGALGYPVSDARTVGGSVVQDFQGGQVTVRSGAAQVRTLSVARVERAR, from the coding sequence GTGCTCGCAGCGCTCGTCGCCCTGCCCTGCGCGGGGGTCGCCGAGGTCGTCACCGCCGTCCCCGCCGCGGCGGCCGCCCAGGTGCTGCAGCCGGTCGTCCCCGCGGCGACCCAGCAGCAGCAGATCCTCGACGGCCTCAACCGCGAGCGCGCGGCCGTCGGGGCCCCGGCGCTGACGCTGGACCCGACGCTGGAGACCGTCGCCCAGGACTGGGCCGACGTGCTCGGCCAGGGCGACGGCATGAAGCACAACCCGAACCTGCAGACGCTGCTGTCGGACTTCCCGCAGTGGGGCGAGATCGTCGCGACCGCCGACATGGGCAACGCCGACACCCACGGCCTGGAGAACGGCGACCTCGCCGTCGACACCTGGATGAAGTCCGACCCGCACCGCGCCGTGCTGCAGGACGCCAAGTACACGAACGTCGGCGTCGGGCTCGTCTACACGACGCTGTGGTCCGGTGGTCGGACCGTCTGGCGCTCGTACTGGGTTGCCGACTTCGGCTCCTCGCGCCGCACGCCGCTCGTCGCGCAGAACTCCGACGGCTCCCGCAGCTACGCCGGGGTGCCGGTCAAGGGCGCCATCCTGCAGACGTACACGGCGGCGGGCGCCAACGGCGGCTACCTCGGCCTGCCGATGGGCCGTGAGCTCGGGCCGCTGCGCGGGGGCGGTTTCGGCCAGCACTTCGCCGGCGGGTCCGTCTACTGGAGCGCGGCGTCGGGTGCCGCCACGGTCCGCGGCGCCCTCCGCGACCGCTGGGCCTCCCTCGGCTGGGAGAACGGCTGGCTGGGCTACCCGACGGGGGCCGAGTTCGCCGTCCGCGGCGGTGTCGCCCAGCGGTTCCAGGGCGGGACGGTCTACTGGTCGCCGGCCACGGGGGCGCAGGCCCTCGGCGGCGCGGTGCTCGCCGGCTACGGCGCGGCCGGCTGGGAGAACGGGTCCCTCGGGTTCCCCACGACGACGGCGGCCTCGCTGCGCGCCGGGTCCTTCGCGCACTTCCAGGGCGGTTCGGTGTACTCCGGCCCGGCCGGCACGTTCGCCGTCACCGGCCCGGTCCGCACGGCGTGGGCCGCGCAGGGCTGGGAGAACGGCGTCCTGGGCTACCCGAGCTCGGCGGCGTTCGGCGGGCTCGTCGGCGGCGGCAGCGGGCAGCACTTCACCGGCGGTTCGGTGTACTCCTCGCCCGCCTCGGGCACGCACGCCGTCCCGGCCGCGGTCCGCGACGCGTGGGCCGCGCGCGGCTGGGAGGCCGGTGCCCTCGGCTACCCCGTCTCCGACGCCCGGACGGTCGGCGGCTCGGTGGTGCAGGACTTCCAGGGCGGGCAGGTCACCGTCCGCAGCGGCGCCGCCCAGGTCCGGACGCTGTCGGTGGCGCGGGTCGAGCGCGCCCGCTGA
- a CDS encoding carbohydrate ABC transporter permease, whose product MSTQTIGAPTAARTSLRGTDPDRLRRTNKAWLFVAPFGLFYLAFLLGPSIYMFVASFFDTSIVKTGLGTFIGLENYTTLLSSSDFWSSMWHTLQFTLYTVPPLVVLSFVFAVLANRMQRGQIFWRMAFFTPFILPSAAISLVWVFIFTADTGLWATVQKWLGSEAPSPVLATPNLAMVGIAVATVWWTIGFNFILYLAGLQDIPRELYEAAAIDGATPWQQIRHLTIPLLSRTTTLVLLLQIIASLKIFDQVYLMTSGGPGTSTETALVFITKTGFTDYRIGAAAAASFVLFVVILVIALVRQLVERAQQKGA is encoded by the coding sequence GTGAGCACCCAGACGATCGGCGCGCCCACGGCGGCGCGGACCTCCCTGCGCGGCACCGACCCGGACCGGCTGCGCCGCACGAACAAGGCGTGGCTGTTCGTCGCGCCCTTCGGCCTCTTCTACCTGGCCTTCCTGCTCGGCCCCTCGATCTACATGTTCGTCGCGAGCTTCTTCGACACGAGCATCGTCAAGACGGGCCTGGGCACCTTCATCGGCCTGGAGAACTACACGACGCTGCTGTCGTCGTCGGACTTCTGGTCGTCGATGTGGCACACGCTGCAGTTCACGCTCTACACCGTGCCGCCGCTGGTCGTGCTGTCGTTCGTCTTCGCCGTCCTGGCCAACCGCATGCAGCGCGGGCAGATCTTCTGGCGGATGGCGTTCTTCACCCCGTTCATCCTCCCCTCGGCCGCCATCTCGCTCGTCTGGGTCTTCATCTTCACGGCCGACACCGGGCTGTGGGCGACGGTGCAGAAGTGGCTGGGCAGCGAGGCGCCGTCCCCCGTCCTGGCGACCCCGAACCTGGCCATGGTCGGCATCGCGGTCGCGACCGTCTGGTGGACGATCGGGTTCAACTTCATCCTCTACCTGGCCGGGCTGCAGGACATCCCGCGCGAGCTGTACGAAGCGGCCGCCATCGACGGCGCGACGCCGTGGCAGCAGATCCGGCACCTGACGATCCCGCTGCTGAGCCGCACGACGACGCTCGTCCTGCTGCTGCAGATCATCGCCAGCCTGAAGATCTTCGACCAGGTCTACCTGATGACCAGCGGCGGGCCGGGCACCAGCACCGAGACCGCGCTCGTGTTCATCACCAAGACCGGCTTCACCGACTACCGCATCGGCGCCGCGGCGGCCGCCTCGTTCGTCCTGTTCGTCGTCATCCTCGTCATCGCCCTCGTCCGTCAGCTCGTCGAGCGCGCCCAGCAGAAGGGAGCCTGA
- a CDS encoding extracellular solute-binding protein, translated as MNSHPPGPRSPFSRRSLLRGGLAAGGLGLAAATAGCGSPLAAGLVGSQLNPGTVTFWNLFGGGDGARLLTMLDEYRKQQGSADSLVAATFAWGNPYYTKVSLATLGNKPPDVAVAHLTRATNLAAAGLLEPITDETLALVGLKVEDFTPKAWEAATFEGQSYAIPMDTHPWVLFYNTDVCQQAGLLGPDGKLSKIEGLEAWEAALTAAKQTTGTYGAATASVGDDSNCWRFVNTLYSQRDGAQPLMSEEGQEITMDDALMVDTLATIQRWTSSGLMPKVVDTPGAELALSQGQSAFFMNGEWEITTLQSIEGLKFSMAAFPQLYEKPAAHADSHAFVLPRMDRDADQLERAMGFVHSMLEQGMTWAEGGHVPTYLPIFESEQYKTLEPQADYAETATYASYDPAAWYSGSGSNFETVTGSQIGLVLQGLTTPEAATASIRSQLETYARTANPL; from the coding sequence GTGAACAGTCATCCCCCAGGGCCCAGGAGCCCGTTCAGCCGACGCTCCCTCCTGCGCGGCGGCCTCGCCGCCGGGGGGCTCGGCCTGGCCGCCGCCACCGCGGGCTGCGGCTCACCGCTCGCCGCCGGTCTGGTCGGCAGCCAGCTCAACCCCGGGACCGTGACCTTCTGGAACCTCTTCGGGGGCGGTGACGGCGCCCGGCTGCTGACCATGCTCGACGAGTACCGCAAGCAGCAGGGCAGCGCGGACTCCCTCGTCGCGGCGACGTTCGCCTGGGGCAACCCGTACTACACGAAGGTGTCGCTGGCGACGCTGGGGAACAAGCCGCCGGACGTGGCGGTCGCCCACCTCACCCGGGCCACCAACCTGGCCGCCGCCGGACTGCTGGAACCGATCACGGACGAGACGCTCGCGCTGGTGGGCCTCAAGGTCGAGGACTTCACCCCCAAGGCGTGGGAGGCCGCGACGTTCGAGGGCCAGTCCTACGCGATCCCCATGGACACCCACCCGTGGGTGCTGTTCTACAACACCGACGTCTGCCAGCAGGCCGGGTTGCTGGGCCCGGACGGGAAGCTCTCGAAGATCGAGGGCCTGGAGGCCTGGGAGGCCGCTCTCACCGCCGCCAAGCAGACGACCGGGACCTACGGCGCCGCGACGGCGTCGGTGGGCGACGACTCCAACTGCTGGCGCTTCGTCAACACCCTCTACAGCCAGCGCGACGGCGCCCAGCCCCTCATGAGCGAGGAGGGGCAGGAGATCACCATGGACGACGCGCTCATGGTCGACACGCTGGCGACGATCCAGCGCTGGACGTCCTCCGGGCTCATGCCGAAGGTCGTGGACACCCCCGGGGCCGAACTGGCCCTGTCGCAGGGCCAGTCGGCGTTCTTCATGAACGGCGAGTGGGAGATCACGACGCTGCAGAGCATCGAGGGCCTGAAGTTCAGCATGGCCGCCTTCCCGCAGCTGTACGAGAAGCCGGCGGCGCACGCCGACTCCCACGCCTTCGTGCTGCCCCGCATGGACCGCGACGCCGACCAGCTCGAGCGCGCCATGGGCTTCGTCCACTCGATGCTCGAGCAGGGCATGACGTGGGCCGAGGGCGGCCACGTCCCGACGTACCTGCCCATCTTCGAGAGCGAGCAGTACAAGACGCTGGAGCCGCAGGCCGACTACGCCGAGACCGCGACGTACGCGTCCTACGACCCGGCGGCGTGGTACTCGGGCTCGGGCTCGAACTTCGAGACGGTCACCGGCTCGCAGATCGGTCTGGTCCTGCAGGGCCTGACGACCCCGGAGGCGGCCACGGCCAGCATCCGCAGCCAACTCGAGACCTACGCACGGACGGCGAACCCCCTGTGA
- a CDS encoding ANTAR domain-containing protein, whose translation MHDEDGRVAELDTLDHELDPTGADVDALRAELAQLRTALTRRPVIDMAKGAIMALTRCDEDTAFRQLSQVSQTHNVKLYDLATALLADLRRQDGAETAGADQRDVDRLVQRNWTRR comes from the coding sequence ATGCACGACGAGGACGGTCGGGTCGCGGAGCTGGACACCCTCGACCACGAGCTGGACCCCACCGGCGCGGACGTCGACGCGCTGCGCGCAGAGCTGGCGCAGCTGCGCACCGCCCTGACCCGCCGACCGGTCATCGACATGGCCAAGGGCGCGATCATGGCGCTGACCCGGTGCGACGAGGACACCGCGTTCCGCCAGCTCTCCCAGGTGTCCCAGACGCACAACGTGAAGCTGTACGACCTGGCCACCGCCCTGCTGGCCGACCTGCGGCGCCAGGACGGGGCCGAGACGGCGGGCGCCGACCAGCGCGACGTCGACCGTCTCGTCCAGCGGAACTGGACGCGCCGCTGA
- a CDS encoding aldo/keto reductase produces MEYRRLGRSGLRVSTITLGTMTFGGTGAFAAVGNTDVATARRQVETALDAGVNLLDTADMYSDGLSEEITGEVLEGLGARRDDVLVATKARMVVGPGPNDGGASRHHLVRSAERSLRRLRTDHIDLYQIHEWDGQTPLEETLEALDTLVRSGKVRYVGASNYCGWQLMKALATSDARGYQRYVSQQIHYTLQARDAESELVPLTLEEDLGILVWSPLAGGLLSGKYRRDASAPEGSRHLGNWSEPPVHDEDKLYDVVEELVRTGEAHGVSAAQVALAWLLGRPGVTSLVVGARTDEQLRDNLAAADLVLSDDERRRLDDVSAVPLRYPHWHQAATATDRLSAADLSLLAPFVDRT; encoded by the coding sequence ATGGAGTACCGACGACTCGGACGGTCGGGGCTGCGCGTCTCGACGATCACGCTGGGAACGATGACGTTCGGCGGGACGGGCGCCTTCGCCGCCGTCGGGAACACCGACGTGGCCACGGCGCGACGGCAGGTCGAGACCGCCCTGGACGCGGGGGTGAACCTCCTCGACACCGCGGACATGTACTCCGACGGGCTCAGCGAGGAGATCACCGGCGAGGTGCTCGAGGGGCTCGGCGCGCGCCGCGACGACGTCCTCGTCGCGACGAAGGCCCGCATGGTCGTCGGGCCCGGCCCGAACGACGGCGGCGCGTCCCGCCACCACCTCGTGCGGTCGGCCGAACGCAGCCTGCGCCGCCTGCGCACCGACCACATCGACCTCTACCAGATCCACGAGTGGGACGGTCAGACCCCGCTGGAGGAGACGCTGGAGGCGCTCGACACCCTCGTGCGGTCGGGCAAGGTCCGCTACGTCGGCGCGTCGAACTACTGCGGCTGGCAGCTGATGAAGGCCCTCGCGACGTCGGACGCCCGCGGGTACCAGCGCTACGTCTCCCAGCAGATCCACTACACGCTGCAGGCCCGCGACGCCGAGTCCGAGCTCGTCCCGCTGACCCTGGAGGAGGACCTGGGGATCCTCGTGTGGAGCCCGCTGGCGGGCGGTCTGCTCTCGGGCAAGTACCGCCGCGACGCCTCGGCGCCCGAGGGGTCCCGGCACCTGGGGAACTGGTCCGAACCGCCCGTCCACGACGAGGACAAGCTGTACGACGTCGTCGAGGAGCTCGTGCGGACCGGTGAGGCGCACGGGGTGTCGGCCGCGCAGGTCGCCCTCGCCTGGCTGCTCGGGCGGCCGGGGGTCACCTCGCTCGTCGTCGGGGCCCGCACCGACGAGCAGCTGCGCGACAACCTCGCTGCCGCCGACCTCGTGCTGTCCGACGACGAACGCCGTCGCCTCGACGACGTCAGCGCCGTCCCGCTGCGCTACCCGCACTGGCACCAGGCCGCCACGGCGACCGACCGCCTGTCCGCCGCCGACCTCAGCCTCCTGGCGCCCTTCGTCGACCGCACGTGA
- a CDS encoding DUF4037 domain-containing protein — MAEPRGADLARGFHDDVVAPLLRREFPGTPLVAGRFGAGSDVLGLDDDVSRDHDWGLRLVVLVPEGLVEPVDAVLEQHLPATHAGRPVRFATTWDPAARHRVEVATVDGFVRARLDLGEEEEPTTADWLSFTGQAVLELVAGPVFADDEGRWEALRRRLTWYPDDVWRHLVASAWQQLEQELPFVGRTAQRGDDLGSRVLAARLAGTAVQLGLLLDRTWAPYAKWVGTVFAASPSGRVAPHLARALAAGDWREREAGLRAALEELLARQAEVGLPAPAPATGPFHDRPFAGVVETLPGAVAPAGGGRGPLGVGAVGQWAAAVDVLVRPALRRDLARAVVGS, encoded by the coding sequence GTGGCTGAGCCGCGCGGCGCGGACCTGGCCCGCGGGTTCCACGACGACGTGGTGGCGCCCCTGCTGCGGCGGGAGTTCCCGGGGACGCCGCTCGTCGCCGGGCGCTTCGGGGCCGGGTCGGACGTGCTCGGGCTCGACGACGACGTCTCGCGCGACCACGACTGGGGGTTGCGCCTCGTCGTCCTCGTCCCCGAGGGGCTCGTCGAGCCGGTCGACGCCGTCCTCGAGCAGCACCTCCCCGCGACGCACGCGGGGCGTCCCGTCCGCTTCGCCACGACGTGGGACCCCGCCGCACGGCACCGGGTCGAGGTCGCCACGGTGGACGGTTTCGTCCGGGCCCGCCTGGACCTCGGTGAGGAGGAGGAGCCGACGACCGCCGACTGGCTGTCGTTCACGGGGCAGGCCGTCCTCGAACTCGTCGCCGGGCCCGTCTTCGCCGACGACGAGGGACGCTGGGAGGCGTTGCGCCGCAGGCTGACGTGGTACCCCGACGACGTCTGGCGGCACCTCGTGGCCAGCGCCTGGCAGCAGCTGGAGCAGGAACTGCCCTTCGTGGGACGCACCGCTCAGCGCGGGGACGACCTGGGGTCGCGGGTGCTCGCCGCCCGCCTGGCCGGGACGGCCGTCCAGCTCGGACTGCTGCTCGACCGGACCTGGGCCCCGTACGCGAAGTGGGTCGGGACGGTGTTCGCGGCCTCCCCGAGCGGGCGCGTCGCGCCGCACCTGGCGCGCGCCCTGGCGGCGGGGGACTGGCGTGAGCGCGAGGCCGGACTCCGCGCCGCGCTGGAGGAGCTGCTCGCGCGGCAGGCCGAGGTCGGGCTGCCCGCCCCGGCGCCGGCGACGGGCCCGTTCCACGACCGCCCGTTCGCGGGGGTCGTCGAGACGCTGCCCGGTGCGGTCGCGCCGGCCGGCGGCGGGCGGGGGCCGCTGGGGGTGGGCGCCGTCGGGCAGTGGGCCGCAGCGGTCGACGTGCTCGTCCGTCCCGCGCTGCGCCGCGACCTCGCCCGGGCGGTGGTGGGCTCGTGA
- a CDS encoding dihydrofolate reductase family protein has product MRQLVVTAFVSLDGVVEAPGGEPGHRSSGWTFKDIQFVPEAYEIKGREQEETTALLLGRTSYEAFAPVWPTMDEFAGYNAMPRYVVSTTLEHDDERWPATLLRSLDDVAALKETEGGPIAVHGSATLARALTDAGLVDRYHLLVFPLLLGAGKRLWSEADKDKQPLRVLESETYPNGIVKVVYDVVR; this is encoded by the coding sequence ATGCGCCAGCTCGTCGTCACCGCCTTCGTCTCCCTCGACGGGGTCGTCGAGGCCCCCGGGGGCGAACCCGGCCACCGCAGCTCCGGCTGGACCTTCAAGGACATCCAGTTCGTCCCCGAGGCCTACGAGATCAAGGGCCGTGAGCAGGAGGAGACGACGGCCCTGCTGCTCGGCCGCACGAGCTACGAGGCCTTCGCCCCGGTGTGGCCGACGATGGACGAGTTCGCCGGCTACAACGCGATGCCCCGCTACGTCGTCTCCACGACCCTGGAGCACGACGACGAGCGGTGGCCGGCGACGCTCCTGCGCTCCCTCGACGACGTCGCGGCGCTCAAGGAGACCGAGGGCGGGCCGATCGCGGTGCACGGCAGCGCGACGCTGGCCCGTGCGCTCACCGACGCCGGTCTCGTCGACCGCTACCACCTGCTGGTGTTCCCGCTGCTGCTCGGTGCGGGCAAGCGGTTGTGGAGCGAGGCGGACAAGGACAAGCAGCCGCTGCGCGTGCTGGAGTCGGAGACCTACCCGAACGGCATCGTGAAGGTCGTCTACGACGTCGTGCGCTGA
- a CDS encoding ANTAR domain-containing protein, which yields MEVRAEEVAAAVGELAEVLAERGEALDLAYRLVGHCARLLSASAVGLLVEDARGDLRLLAASSGEARVVELFQLQNDEGPCLDCYRTGSPTAAVDAATLQRTWPRFSVGAASQGIVAVHAVPVQVGGRTIGALNLFRDHEGPFSSVETDVAHAMASFVAVGIGQLEASAQGERLREQLQEALDSRVVLEQAKGVLAERHRIHPDEAFAQLRARARTERRRLREVASEVVAPLGRARGA from the coding sequence GTGGAGGTGCGGGCCGAGGAGGTCGCCGCGGCGGTCGGTGAACTGGCCGAGGTGCTGGCCGAGCGCGGTGAGGCGCTCGACCTGGCGTACCGGCTGGTGGGCCACTGCGCGCGGTTGCTGTCCGCGAGCGCCGTCGGGCTGCTCGTCGAGGACGCGCGGGGCGACCTGCGCCTGCTCGCCGCCAGTTCCGGCGAGGCCCGCGTCGTCGAGCTGTTCCAGCTGCAGAACGACGAGGGTCCGTGCTTGGACTGCTACCGCACGGGCAGTCCGACCGCGGCCGTCGACGCGGCCACGCTGCAGCGCACCTGGCCGCGCTTCTCCGTCGGCGCGGCGTCGCAGGGCATCGTGGCCGTCCACGCCGTGCCCGTGCAGGTGGGCGGTCGGACCATCGGCGCCCTGAACCTGTTCCGGGACCACGAGGGTCCGTTCTCCTCGGTGGAGACGGACGTGGCGCACGCCATGGCGTCGTTCGTGGCGGTCGGCATCGGCCAGCTCGAGGCCAGCGCGCAGGGGGAACGCCTGCGCGAGCAGCTGCAGGAGGCGCTCGACAGCCGCGTCGTCCTGGAGCAGGCCAAGGGCGTCCTGGCCGAACGCCACCGCATCCACCCCGACGAGGCGTTCGCGCAGCTGCGGGCCCGCGCGCGGACCGAACGCCGCCGGCTGCGCGAGGTCGCCTCCGAGGTGGTGGCGCCGCTGGGCCGGGCCCGCGGCGCCTGA